Within marine bacterium B5-7, the genomic segment CTTGAGTTTCATCATTTTTCCGTTTATATTAGGAGTCTGTTCCCAGATAAACGGAGGTATGGGGTATGCTTAAACGTACATTAGCAAAAACCATACAAGAGGCTAGTCAGCACTTCCCTGTGTTGTTGCTCAGCGGGCCACGCCAAATTGGGAAAACAACCTTATTAGAGATGTGTGCCGAGGATAAGCGTCATTACGTGACCTTAGATGACTTTCAGGCGCGTTCTTTGGCACAAACAGATCCCGCTCTGTTTCTGCAGGCACACCCTGCGCCTGTTATTATCGATGAAGTGCAGTATGCCCCTGCATTACTGAGTGCGATTAAGATGCTGGTTGATAAAGAAAAAGTACCAGGTATGTTTTGGTTGACAGGATCTCAAAAATTTCACTTGATGCGTGGCGTGACAGAAAGTTTGGCCGGGCGGGTTGCTATCATTGATATGCTTGGATTATCTCAGGCAGAAATTGATGGCCGATCTGAAAAATTACCGCCATTCTTACCGACGAGTGATTGGATTCAACAAGCGAAACGTTATTCAGGTAATACCAAATTATTACATGATGTTTACAAACAAATTTGGTTGGGCGCGTATCCTAAGTTGCATCAAGATCCCCTCATGTCGCGCGAGATGTTCTACCATTCTTATGTTCAGACCTATATACAGCGCGATGTGAAAGACATTCTAAATATAACGGATCAAGTGACATTTATGCGTTTCTTGCGTGCCACAGCCGTGCGAACAGGCCAGTTACTGAATTATTCTGATTTGGCACGAGATGTTGATATCGATCATAAGACAGCTAAAGCATGGCTTTCTGTGCTAGAAACAGCAGGCTTAGTTTATTTGTTGCAGCCTTATCATCGAAATGTAAATAAGCGTTTATTGAAAACACCTAAAATTTATTTTCTCGACACAGGCTTATGTGCCTACCTAACGCAGTGGCCGACAGCGGAATCATTAGAAATGGGCCCAATGAATGGCGCTATATTGGAGACCTATTTGTTCTCAGAAATACTAAAAAGCTACTGGCACCATGGTCTAGAGGCCCCCTTCTATTATTATCGTGACATTGACCAACAAGAAGTGGATTTGGTGATTGAAACAGGGGAAGCATTGTATCCTGTTGAATTTAAGAAAACGGCGTCACCGGGAAAATCCGCATGCAAAAATTTTCATGCGCTCAAAAAATTGGGTAAGCCGATTGGAGAGGGAGCGGTTGTTTGTTTTGTGGAAAGAGATACGCTGATTACACAGGATGTCCACGCAATACCCGTTGGTTTTATTTAACCTAGAAACCCCAGCTGCCGCCAGGCTTCGAAGAGAATAATAGAAACGCTGTTACAGAGATTGATGCTGCGGATGTTTTCTTTCATGGGAATGTACACACTGTGATTGGTATTAGATACCATGTCAGCTGTTAGGCCCCGTGTCTCCGGGCCAAATAATAAGGTGTCATCTTGCTGGAATTCGAAATCGGCGTAACAGGTAGTCGCCCCGGTTTCACATGCGATTAAACGACCTGGTAATTGTGCTTTGAACGCATCGTAATCTTTGTGCTCTATAACGCGTGTCCACTCATGATAGTCTAGGCCGGCACGGCGCAAGCGCTTTTCATCAAGCTCAAAACCTAATGGGTGAATGAGATGTAGTGTGGCGCCACTATTCGCACACAGACGAATTAAATTGCCTGTGTTAGGGGGAATTTCAGGTTGGTATAAAGCAACATTTAGCATTTAGTGTTTGGGTTTAACCGGTGCTTTCTGCACGGGCTCAGGATCCCCGCCCTCATCAATCCAGCTATCATCACCATGATCGATATTCTCTTCGATTAAGAAATTGCGTCGTTGTAAGTAGGCATTCTTCTCAAAGACATAAGGATCAAAGGCAGCATTTTTACGGACACCTTCAAAACCTAGAAAGCTTGCACGATAGCTAATGGCATCGGCAACGATTAAGGCCCAGACGGCACGCGCTGGTTTGATATGCGGGTATACGGTAAACAAATAATAGTTAGGTAAAATGGCGAGTGCATCGCGGAAAGTGCTTGGGCCTAAAATAGGGATGACAAAATAACGTGATTTTTTCCAGCCCCACGTTGCAAAGGTTAATCCCAAGTCTTCTTTATGTGGTGGCAAACCCATATGTTCAGCAACATCAAAGAGACCACCAACACCCAGCGTGCTGTTAACGGCTAAGCGCCAAGTATCGGAGAGCGCTTGTTTAGGATCAGCCTGCAATACATCGTTAATAATGGTAGGTATTTGTGCCACATTGGCAAAAAAGTTAGAGACACCTTTTTGAATTGGGTAAGGTGTAACCGCATTGTAAGCTTTGGCTGCTGGTTTGAAGAGCATCGCATCAAAGCCCTGATTAAATCCATACACGTTGCGATTGTAATAATTGAGCAAATTGAAAGAAGGTTGGACCTTCTTCTCAGGGTTTACGGTGGTTTGTGCTGCGAAAGTCGTTTGCGAAAGTGCAATACTTAAGCAAGTTGCGATAAAGTATGAGGTGATTCTGTATAGCATA encodes:
- the trmL gene encoding tRNA (cytidine(34)-2'-O)-methyltransferase, whose translation is MLNVALYQPEIPPNTGNLIRLCANSGATLHLIHPLGFELDEKRLRRAGLDYHEWTRVIEHKDYDAFKAQLPGRLIACETGATTCYADFEFQQDDTLLFGPETRGLTADMVSNTNHSVYIPMKENIRSINLCNSVSIILFEAWRQLGFLG
- the vacJ gene encoding ABC transporter, with the protein product MLYRITSYFIATCLSIALSQTTFAAQTTVNPEKKVQPSFNLLNYYNRNVYGFNQGFDAMLFKPAAKAYNAVTPYPIQKGVSNFFANVAQIPTIINDVLQADPKQALSDTWRLAVNSTLGVGGLFDVAEHMGLPPHKEDLGLTFATWGWKKSRYFVIPILGPSTFRDALAILPNYYLFTVYPHIKPARAVWALIVADAISYRASFLGFEGVRKNAAFDPYVFEKNAYLQRRNFLIEENIDHGDDSWIDEGGDPEPVQKAPVKPKH
- a CDS encoding ATPase, with product MLKRTLAKTIQEASQHFPVLLLSGPRQIGKTTLLEMCAEDKRHYVTLDDFQARSLAQTDPALFLQAHPAPVIIDEVQYAPALLSAIKMLVDKEKVPGMFWLTGSQKFHLMRGVTESLAGRVAIIDMLGLSQAEIDGRSEKLPPFLPTSDWIQQAKRYSGNTKLLHDVYKQIWLGAYPKLHQDPLMSREMFYHSYVQTYIQRDVKDILNITDQVTFMRFLRATAVRTGQLLNYSDLARDVDIDHKTAKAWLSVLETAGLVYLLQPYHRNVNKRLLKTPKIYFLDTGLCAYLTQWPTAESLEMGPMNGAILETYLFSEILKSYWHHGLEAPFYYYRDIDQQEVDLVIETGEALYPVEFKKTASPGKSACKNFHALKKLGKPIGEGAVVCFVERDTLITQDVHAIPVGFI